ACAGGTTACAACGCCCCGACCTCATTCTACTACCGGCACAGTGGCCGTCGACGAGGCATGAACATCTTCTCTTGCTGGCCCGTGCCCGAGCCATAGAGAATCAGGCCTGCCTTCTTCTGTGCAACATGACGGGAAAAGCGGGCAGACTGGATTTCTCGGGCAACAGTCAGATTATTGATGCAAAAGGATCGATTCTTGCCGATGCAGGAAGCACACCCGCCCTTATTCGGGCTAAACTCGACCGAAAAGCGTTAACCGATTGGAGAAAAGACTTCCCCGTTCTGGAGGACACGAAGCTGCTCGAATAAGAACCAGCCCGGGCTATCTCTTTCTGAAATGCAGCGCCATCATATCGCCCTGCCCGGTCATCTTCACAAGCGGATCGGCCAGGCGCTTTGCTGCCCTGTAAGGCCATGAGGCTCCCGGTCTGGTCGTTAACCCCGAACCATAAGTAATCTGCTTGATTGCGGTGAATCCGTATTCGCCAAAGAGCTGCACAAGCCCTCGCCGCGAGAAAAAGAACAGATGCTCGGGAACGTTCATATAACGCCATGACGGTCCTGTTAACCAGGAGAGAAGTCCGCGGCGGCATGTGGAAAGGATCAGGCTGCCGCCCGGTCGCACGGCGTCGGCCAGCCGCCGCAAGAGCAGCCGCGGATCTGCAAAATGCTCGAGGGAGGCCCAGAGCGTTACGAGATCATAGCTTGCAGCGACCTCTCCGGCCAGAAAATCCGCCTGCACGACATCCAGACCCTGGCTGCGTGCATGAGCGGCCATCGGTGCAGAGATCTCCACTCCGCTTGCAGACCACCCGCGCCTCTGCATGAAGTCGACAAAATAGCCGGCCGCACAGCCCACATCAAGCGATCGTCCCCCTGCCCGTAAGAGAGATGATTCTACCTCGAAAAAACCGAGATCCTTGAGGTTCATGGCAAAGACACGCTCGATCTGCATGCGCACCGCTTCGGACCGATAGTCTGAGTAGCCGCGATCCGTGCGCTGTTCAAAATACGATCCTTGATAGCACTGCGCCAGCTGTTCGGCCGTCGGTCTCGGCAGGGTCTGCATGGTCTGACACGAACGGCAAATTACGATGTTGAAAATCGTTCCGTTTTCGGATTTCTTCTGAAAGCAGTGGCGAAAATCCTGACCGTAGCAGACGCCACACTGCTCAGATGTGGCGTTGCGAATGGACGCCTCCGGAGAAGCCTCGATGGCTATGGATCGCAAAGACTTTTTCAAAACAGGCCTCTCTGAAACGGCGAAGTCGCTTTATAACACAAAGATCGGCGGAATCGTCGATCGGCAGCTGCAATCTTTCGCCAACCTGCTGGCTCCTTTTGCCGAGCCGGCTGACGCCCCTGCTGAAAAATCTTCTTCGGAATCTGGCAAAGCGATCGAGGGTGCCAGTACGTCCGCTGGGGCATCGGGGACAGCGGATGCACCGGCTCAGGCGCCTGCCATCGCGAACGAGGCCGCTCCGACTGCCCCGGCGCCGCCCAGAAAAAAGCGCGGCTTTGTCCGTCCGCCGGGTTCGGTACGCGATCCGGAGCGATTCAAGCAGATCTGCACCGAATGCGGAGACTGCATCATCGCCTGCCCTTACGGCGCTATCCTTCGAGCGCCAGGCGTCTACGGACCGGTAATGAATCCGAACCTCGTTGCCTGTGCCCTCTGTGAGGATTATCCGTGCATTGAGGCCTGTGATGAAAGGGCGCTGCTGCCCATCCCCGAAGGCTTCCTGCCAAAATTCGGTCATGCGATGCTTGATCCGCAGCTCTGCCGCAACGTGCACACAGAATCAGGCAGGGCGAAGAAGAAGGCTACAAAAAAGACATCCGGCAAATCGGCAGCCCTGTCAAAAACGTCGGCTGCATCAAAGACGAAGACCTCTTCACAGAAGAAGACCTGCACCGCCTGTGTGGACGCCTGCCCGATTCCCGACGCCGTGGCCTTGCTCAAAGGCCCTGTGAAGATCCCCGCCTTTGCTCATCATTGCACGGGCTGCGGCCTCTGCGTGCAGGATTGTCCCGAGTCGGCCATCCGCATCGAATATGCGTGAGGCATCCGGTTGAAGAGCTGCGAGTCAGGGGCAAAGGCAGAATGGAATTGACAGAAAAATCAATTTTGTGTTCTTGCAAGTAAGCGATCCGCGCATACAGGATGCGGAAAGGCTGCCTCTCAATCAAAATTGACAATTCAAGCAGGCCGGCGTTCTCTAAGCATGTTTGCATCGATGCAATAATACCGGGCAACAGATATGACAAAAACAATCACCTCTCTTCAAAAAGAACTGACCATCCACCAGCGTCGCAAGGCCGGACTCTTTCGTTCTATGTTTCTCTGGGTCGGCATGGTTCTTGCCACTCTCTTTTACGGAACGATCGTCGTTCCATCCATTATCAGGAAAAAGCCCGACGGTGTTCACAGATGGGCGATCCAGTGGGGACGCGTTCTGGCACGCTTTTCGGGCACGCGCATCCATGTGCGGCATACGGAACGTATGCATCAGGCCGGGCCCGTCATTCTGCTCAGCAACCATCAGAGCCTGTTCGATATTCCCGTACTTTATGCCTTTCTTGACATCCCCTTTCGCTGGATGGCAAAATCGGTACTTTTTAAGATTCCCGTCATCGGACCGGCCATGGCAGCCGCCGACTACATTCCCGTCGAACGGGGTGATTCAAAGAAGGCGCTGAAAAGTATGTTCGACGCCGCCGAGCAGATTCATAGCGGCAAATCCGTCATTATCTTTCCTGAGGGGACGCGCGGCGGTATCGATGGCAAGATGCTACCTTTTAAGAAAGGGGCGTTTATTCTCGCGAAGAAGGCAGCCGTTACCATTCAGCCCGTCGTGCTCTGGGGAAATCAATACGTGCTGCCCCGCGAAGACCAGTATTTTGTTCAGCGTTTTTATTCCGGCGACGTCTTCGTCGAAATCCTTGATCCTATTCCGCCCGAACGCTACGCCGATCTGAAGGCCGACCAGCTTTCAGATTTGCTGCGTCAGGTCATGGAAGAAGGATTAGAACGTCTGAAGAAATGGGAGTTTGAAGAGCTTTCTGGAAAAGAAGATAAGACGGCTGAAGTGCGCGACTGATATGCCTCAGACGGCGGCGTTGAAGCCGCCTCTCAGCTGAGCCTCAAACTGCTCTCGATTCAGAGGACTTGAGAATAGATAGCCCTGAAGGTAACGTACGCCCATATTGCGTAGCAGGTTAACCGTTTCAAGATCCTCAACGCCCTCGGCGACGATCTCAAGATGCAGGGCCCGTGCCATACTCACGATGGCCTCTGCGATCCGCTGACCTTCGTGAGTGTGAATGCGGCGC
This region of Leptonema illini DSM 21528 genomic DNA includes:
- a CDS encoding class I SAM-dependent methyltransferase gives rise to the protein MKKSLRSIAIEASPEASIRNATSEQCGVCYGQDFRHCFQKKSENGTIFNIVICRSCQTMQTLPRPTAEQLAQCYQGSYFEQRTDRGYSDYRSEAVRMQIERVFAMNLKDLGFFEVESSLLRAGGRSLDVGCAAGYFVDFMQRRGWSASGVEISAPMAAHARSQGLDVVQADFLAGEVAASYDLVTLWASLEHFADPRLLLRRLADAVRPGGSLILSTCRRGLLSWLTGPSWRYMNVPEHLFFFSRRGLVQLFGEYGFTAIKQITYGSGLTTRPGASWPYRAAKRLADPLVKMTGQGDMMALHFRKR
- a CDS encoding 4Fe-4S binding protein, which produces MDRKDFFKTGLSETAKSLYNTKIGGIVDRQLQSFANLLAPFAEPADAPAEKSSSESGKAIEGASTSAGASGTADAPAQAPAIANEAAPTAPAPPRKKRGFVRPPGSVRDPERFKQICTECGDCIIACPYGAILRAPGVYGPVMNPNLVACALCEDYPCIEACDERALLPIPEGFLPKFGHAMLDPQLCRNVHTESGRAKKKATKKTSGKSAALSKTSAASKTKTSSQKKTCTACVDACPIPDAVALLKGPVKIPAFAHHCTGCGLCVQDCPESAIRIEYA
- a CDS encoding lysophospholipid acyltransferase family protein, with amino-acid sequence MTKTITSLQKELTIHQRRKAGLFRSMFLWVGMVLATLFYGTIVVPSIIRKKPDGVHRWAIQWGRVLARFSGTRIHVRHTERMHQAGPVILLSNHQSLFDIPVLYAFLDIPFRWMAKSVLFKIPVIGPAMAAADYIPVERGDSKKALKSMFDAAEQIHSGKSVIIFPEGTRGGIDGKMLPFKKGAFILAKKAAVTIQPVVLWGNQYVLPREDQYFVQRFYSGDVFVEILDPIPPERYADLKADQLSDLLRQVMEEGLERLKKWEFEELSGKEDKTAEVRD